AAgcatcataaataaataaaccgCTGTACTTTATACCTGAATGATGataaactgaaattattttcaaatgttaaagtaAGGCATTTTTGTACGCTAGTGGGCTAAGTCGGTTTAACGTATTTAAggttgaaatacaaaataaaaggaTTACCTTATTGCACCAACGTTTTTGTTTCGGCCAATCACTATTATATTCTGTGCATTATGCTTATTAAATTACGCTTTTTATAACTTTTACAACAAACTAATTGATGATGTCAAATCCAACTGACAAAATGTTCTATGAAAACAAGAATAGTACcgtataatttattcaaaaataagcataaatacataattatattccattataatgcaaaatatttacaacgGATGCATAATATCAGtccatttaatgtaaatgataacTATTTAGCAGGACAGGAGTTCCTCAAGTTGTTTCACCACACCATATCTTAACGAAttctgaaataaagaaatatttaataacaaacatattttcttgaCCAGATTATATCAAACTAgttcataaatatatacttaGTGGAGTATCATAGACAATGAAATGTTAAAGCTAGCCTTCCTAATACTTTATTGGCCAAAAGTTTTACTTTGAAACTGACCCGCCATGTATCCGATGTAATAATCATGGTAATTTGTAAAATACTCGGATGAAATTAAAATCGTTGACTTCGTGCAGCATAATGAAACTTTCAAATGTTCCTCATCCTAAACCTTTACTCCAATATCTTTATTGCTGATTTTGACGTCCACATGGACATCATCTGTTTTAACATAATGACATAGCTCATCAACTTTACAACAACTCAGATTGTTTTGTCGTAACCATAAACATCAGCGTGTTCATTACagtaattgcatttaaaatcGCTACTCTAAAACATACATAGTTCATTGGCCCGTTCCAATCGAGATTAGCTTATTTGATCGTAATgaattaactttaaatattaactCAAATGGTGTCATAGTTCATTGTCCCGCTCCTGTCGACAAagacatgtttcattttgatgCCCTCACATAAAACCTTTACTCCAATACCTTTAAAGTCGATTTTTATCACAATGACATAACATAAAACCTTGACTCCATACCTTCATAATTGATTTTACCATCCTCATCGACATCAGCTTCTTTCATCATATCGTCCAGCTCCTTGTCAGTCAATGCTTCACCTAACTTCTTCATTGCAATTCTGAAATTGCAGTATTCGTTTTATTGTTGgcatctttatttaaatcactAATAGGACGCGTTAAAATTCTTAGAGTGTATGGCTTTATTGCGAACAGTTGGATTATCCAGATTTTCTTGATGAACATAAAACTATTATCTTGGTTTGTATTTTACTATATTCATCTAAACAATCGAAACAAAGTTTTTCATACATTGCCATTTTAgttccgatttttttttcaaaaacattccaATCGATGATTGATATCTTAAAAGAATGGTTGCGAATGACTGTGACCAATGTaactaactacatgtatatctaatGGCAATAACAGGGACCAGTTGTCGTTTGATCCAACGGTGTCCGTGCTTAAACGAAGATATAGAAGTTTTAATATCTCATTGTTTAAGATATCATCACGGTTGGCCAAATCTTAActggaagaaaaaataaacaaaatttatctTTCAACTCATTTCAATCCCAGCAACAGGAGAAATCACCTTAATTCCTGCTCGTCAATGTATCCATTTCCATCCTTATCAAACGTCCGGAATGCTGAGCGTACAGTGTCTTGATTGTTGGTGAAATCTGCTTCATCTGAGGCAAGAGGAATAATGACATTTCCCTTCTGTTAAAGTCCGATAATAATTATACTTGCAAATAGTACATTGTTCTCGAAGATGAATTGAGGCCCAGTTGAGAAACAGTTCAATAGATAAAACGGTTCCTTTTATTTAcctatataaatgttaaaagctGTTTAGCAAGAAAAATGCTATAGCACGTTCAAAACACAATCATGATGGTGTTTAGCGAATAATAAAAATTTGTAACGGGTGGGTGACGGATTTCGTGTCTAAGATTTGCAATAATACAcgaacacatttgaaaaaataggttagatattatttatagtatataattgaaacagcaactgttgttttttggcACATTGAATAAATAGGAATACAAAAGAGATTGTACTACATACTCAGTTTAGTCCTCTCTGCTTgcataaatttgtaaaattctTGAAACTCGATCCTgccattttctgaaaatttaatcaaagtgtCATATTTGATAGAACAACTCAGTCAGAAATTATATGGAATATTCTAAAGAATACCACAGAATCTAATATAAAAAGCCTTAATAGTGATGCATAAACCATTTAATACAATAACAccgatacattttattttgccGGTATTGTTATTCATCCAGTAAGTTAAACTATATTATAATTTGGATTTTCATACATTGTATTTTCACGAGGCTCCAAATTTCACGAACAATATTAAGCATTACACAATaaagaacattattttattccgctgacaaaaaacttaaaaaacgAGAAATGGTtaatcatgaat
This genomic stretch from Mya arenaria isolate MELC-2E11 chromosome 10, ASM2691426v1 harbors:
- the LOC128206642 gene encoding neo-calmodulin-like isoform X4; the protein is MDCLCHALRKQACNKKPKQEDGETTMDKEIRELFRLFDTNNDRSISLQELGKAMRFLGMSPSEQEITDAMSALDTNENGRIEFQEFYKFMQAERTKLNEADFTNNQDTVRSAFRTFDKDGNGYIDEQELRIAMKKLGEALTDKELDDMMKEADVDEDGKINYEEFVKIWCGETT
- the LOC128206642 gene encoding neo-calmodulin-like isoform X3; protein product: MACNKKPKQEDGETTMDKASVCSRHDVEKIFDSEIRELFRLFDTNNDRSISLQELGKAMRFLGMSPSEQEITDAMSALDTNENGRIEFQEFYKFMQAERTKLNEADFTNNQDTVRSAFRTFDKDGNGYIDEQELRIAMKKLGEALTDKELDDMMKEADVDEDGKINYEEFVKIWCGETT
- the LOC128206642 gene encoding neo-calmodulin-like isoform X2 is translated as MDCLCHALRKQACNKKPKQEDGETTMDKASVCSRHDVEKIFDSEIRELFRLFDTNNDRSISLQELGKAMRFLGMSPSEQEITDAMSALDTNENGRIEFQEFYKFMQAERTKLNEADFTNNQDTVRSAFRTFDKDGNGYIDEQELRIAMKKLGEALTDKELDDMMKEADVDEDGKINYEEFVKIWCGETT